TTGACGGTCAGGAATCGGCTATCCGTGTCCTTCAGCCACACAAGAAAGGGGAAGTTGTCGATGAGCGCGCGTAGATACCCCTCGCGCTCCCCCAGAGCGTCTTGCGCCTGACGCAGCTCGGTCACCTCTCGGGCAACGCCCACGATGCCAACGATTCGTCCATTTGCCTCCACCACAGGCGTCTTGACCGTCTCCACGAGTGCGCGGCGGCCGTCGGATGAGTAGGTGATCCACTCCTCGTTCGCGGTGGGACCCCCGGCCGCCATGGCAGCGAGATCGTTGGCTCGGAAGGAGTCGGCTATCTCGGTGTCGACGAAGTCGTAGTCGGTCTTGCCGAACAGCTGCTCGGAGGGAACTCCGAAGAAGTCCGCGAACGCGGGATTACAGCCGAGATACGTGCCTTCGGTGTCCTTGAAGAACACCAGATCCGGAATCGTGTTTAGCATTCGCGTCAGCACGGACTCGGCAGCCTGTGGTTCCATACTCGCCCCTCGCATAGTGAACGGACCGCCCGTTAGGCGGCCTCAAGTCCGAGCGAGAGCGAAGTACCCCAATTACCCCTAACACCTTATGCGAATGAGCGTACGGATGTCTGTGACAGATGCCCGTCGGCCCATCTCGGCGCAAACGGCGCGATTGACTCGTGCCGCTAGTACACGTCCTCCTCGGCGGACACACCGAAGACGCACTCCACGCCATTCCACTTTCCGAACCATATGCGCGTCTGAACCGGCACTATCTCGCCGTCCTTGGTGATGAGCGGCAGCGTACAACTGTCGCGATCGCCCCTGAGAATCGCGTCGAACACAGCCTCGGCATCCTCTCGGGCCTCGGCGGGATGAAGATCGAGGATGTGCATACCGTCGAGATCCGACTCGTCGTAGCCGAGCCTCTCGCGAAGCGCGGAGTTGCTCCGGATGATTCGCCCATCGACGGTGGCGACCGAAACCATGTCGTCGATCGCCTCGAAGAAGGCGCTGAAGTTCTCTTCGCTTTCGCGGAGGGCGACGTCGGCCCGCATACGCTCAACCGTCACCGCGAAACTCTTCGCGGTCGCCTTCAGCAAGCTCGCCTCGGTCTCGGTCCACGCCCGCTCGCCCTTACACACGTCAAAGCCGATGAAGCCCCAGATCTTGCCGTTGGCCTCGATTGGGAGGGCGAGCAGAGACACGATGTCCTGTGGCTCGAGTGCATCACGTTCATCCTGCGGGAAGTCCACTACGTTCCCGGCGATGTAGCCTCCAGCGACGAACGTGTCGTACCACCTCGGTGCAACGTCATCCCACGGAATGTCCTGCAGGTCGGGGTTGTCGATCTGTGCGTCGACGTCATCGACGGACCACTCATAACGCTGCGACAGTAGGCCTCTCGTTCCAGGCTCGCCGGGGATGTTTTCGAAGATGTAGACGCGGTCGACACCGGTAGCCTGGCCCAACTCGCACAGGGCGTCAGCGATGTTGGCGCCCGTGAGTTCCTTCTCGGAGAGCATGCAGTCGGTCACCCGCGCGAGACCGGAGAGCAGCGCATCACGCGAGCGTAGGGCCTCCTCCGCCTGCTTGCGCTTACTGATGTCGCGCGCGAACCCCACCGTGCCGAGCAGCTGTCCGGAGCCGTCGATGACCGGCGCCTTGAACGTCTCGAACCAACGACGCTCCCCGCCCTCGGAGATCTCCTCTTCGACGTTCTTGGACTGTCGACTCTCGAGCACCGTCTTGTCGTCTGCGCGGTACGCATCTGCGAGATCTCTGGGCCACACGTCCAGGTCGGTGCGTCCTTCGACATCCGCAGGCGTTCCGCCCACGGAAGCCTGCGCGAACGCGCTGTTCACCGTGAGAAAGCGGCTCTCGGTGTCTTTGAGCCATACCAGGAACGGGAAGTTGTCGACCAGCGCCCGCAGATAGCCCTCGCGCTCGCCGATCGTGTTCTGGGCCTCGCGCAGCTCAGTCACTTCACGGGCGATGCCGAGAATGCCGATGGGATTGCCGGCCTCATCGAATGCGGGCGTCTTGACCGTCTCCACCAAGGCGCGACGACCATCCGATGCGTACGTGATCCATTCCTCATTGACCGTTGGCGCGCCGGCGGCGGCAGCGTTGCGGTCATGCTCACGGAAGGAGTCGGCGATCTCGGCGTCGACGAAATCGTAGTCGGTCTTCCCAATGATCTCGGCCTCCGTCACCCCGAAGAAGCGGGCGAAGGACGGATTGCAGCTCAGGTATACACCCTCGTTGTCCTTGAGCCACACTAAATCGGGGATCGTCTCAAGAATCAGACCGAGCAGTCGATCAGCCTTGTTGGG
The DNA window shown above is from Coriobacteriia bacterium and carries:
- a CDS encoding PAS domain S-box protein, which produces MCPNKADRLLGLILETIPDLVWLKDNEGVYLSCNPSFARFFGVTEAEIIGKTDYDFVDAEIADSFREHDRNAAAAGAPTVNEEWITYASDGRRALVETVKTPAFDEAGNPIGILGIAREVTELREAQNTIGEREGYLRALVDNFPFLVWLKDTESRFLTVNSAFAQASVGGTPADVEGRTDLDVWPRDLADAYRADDKTVLESRQSKNVEEEISEGGERRWFETFKAPVIDGSGQLLGTVGFARDISKRKQAEEALRSRDALLSGLARVTDCMLSEKELTGANIADALCELGQATGVDRVYIFENIPGEPGTRGLLSQRYEWSVDDVDAQIDNPDLQDIPWDDVAPRWYDTFVAGGYIAGNVVDFPQDERDALEPQDIVSLLALPIEANGKIWGFIGFDVCKGERAWTETEASLLKATAKSFAVTVERMRADVALRESEENFSAFFEAIDDMVSVATVDGRIIRSNSALRERLGYDESDLDGMHILDLHPAEAREDAEAVFDAILRGDRDSCTLPLITKDGEIVPVQTRIWFGKWNGVECVFGVSAEEDVY